A genome region from Pseudorca crassidens isolate mPseCra1 chromosome 20, mPseCra1.hap1, whole genome shotgun sequence includes the following:
- the AKTIP gene encoding AKT-interacting protein isoform X3 — MNPFWSMSTSSVRKRSDGEEKTLTGDVKTSPPRTAPKKQLPSIPKNALPITKPSSPAPATQSANGTHASYGPFYLEYSLLAEFTLVVKQKLPGVYVQPSYRSALMWFGVIFIRHGLYQDGVFKFTVYIPDNYPDGDCPRLVFDIPVFHPLVDPTSGELDVKRAFAKWRYEKDIQLFKSKVVDSVKVCTAHLFDQPKIEDPYAISFSPWNPSVHDEAREKMLTQKKKPEEQHNKSVHVAGLSWVKPGSVQPFSKEEKTVAT, encoded by the exons ATGAACCCTTTCTGGAGCATGTCTACAAGCTCTGTACGCAAA CGATCTGATGGTGAAGAAAAGACATTAACAGGGGATGTGAAAACCAGTCCTCCACGCACTGCTCCAAAGAAACAGCTGCCTTCTATTCCCAAAAATGCTTTGCCCATAACTAAGCCTTCATCTCCTGCCCCGGCAACACAGTCAGCAAATGGCACGCATGCTTCTTACGGACCTTTCTACCTGGAATACTCCCTTCTTGCGGAATT TACCTTGGTTGTGAAGCAGAAGTTACCTGGTGTCTATGTGCAGCCATCTTATCGATCTGCATTAA tGTGGTTTGGAGTAATATTCATACGGCATGGACTTTATCAAGATGGTGTATTTAAGTTTACAGTTTACATCCCCGATAACTACCCAGATGGTGACTGTCCA CGTTTGGTGTTTGATATTCCCGTCTTTCACCCGCTAGTTGATCCCACCTCAGGTGAACTGGATGTGAAGAGAGCATTTGCAAAATGGAG GTACGAAAAAGatattcagctttttaaaagtaaagtggTTGACAGTGTTAAGGTGTGCACTGCTCATTTGTTTGACCAACCTAAAATAGAAGACCCCTATGCAATTAG CTTTTCTCCATGGAATCCTTCTGTACATGATGAAGCCAGAGAGAAGATGCTAACTCAGAAA AAGAAGCCTGaagaacagcacaataaaagtgTTCACGTTGCTGGCCTGTCATGGGTAAAGCCTGGCTCAGTACAACCTTTCAGTAAAGAAGAGAAAACGGTAGCAACTTAA
- the AKTIP gene encoding AKT-interacting protein isoform X2 yields the protein MNPFWSMSTSSVRKRSDGEEKTLTGDVKTSPPRTAPKKQLPSIPKNALPITKPSSPAPATQSANGTHASYGPFYLEYSLLAEFTLVVKQKLPGVYVQPSYRSALMWFGVIFIRHGLYQDGVFKFTVYIPDNYPDGDCPRLVFDIPVFHPLVDPTSGELDVKRAFAKWRRNYNHIWQVLMYARRVFYKIDTASPLNPEAAVLYEKDIQLFKSKVVDSVKVCTAHLFDQPKIEDPYAISFSPWNPSVHDEAREKMLTQKKPEEQHNKSVHVAGLSWVKPGSVQPFSKEEKTVAT from the exons ATGAACCCTTTCTGGAGCATGTCTACAAGCTCTGTACGCAAA CGATCTGATGGTGAAGAAAAGACATTAACAGGGGATGTGAAAACCAGTCCTCCACGCACTGCTCCAAAGAAACAGCTGCCTTCTATTCCCAAAAATGCTTTGCCCATAACTAAGCCTTCATCTCCTGCCCCGGCAACACAGTCAGCAAATGGCACGCATGCTTCTTACGGACCTTTCTACCTGGAATACTCCCTTCTTGCGGAATT TACCTTGGTTGTGAAGCAGAAGTTACCTGGTGTCTATGTGCAGCCATCTTATCGATCTGCATTAA tGTGGTTTGGAGTAATATTCATACGGCATGGACTTTATCAAGATGGTGTATTTAAGTTTACAGTTTACATCCCCGATAACTACCCAGATGGTGACTGTCCA CGTTTGGTGTTTGATATTCCCGTCTTTCACCCGCTAGTTGATCCCACCTCAGGTGAACTGGATGTGAAGAGAGCATTTGCAAAATGGAG GCGGAACTATAATCATATTTGGCAAGTATTGATGTATGCAAGGAGAGTTTTCTACAAGATTGATACAGCAAGCCCCCTAAACCCAGAGGCTGCAGTACT GTACGAAAAAGatattcagctttttaaaagtaaagtggTTGACAGTGTTAAGGTGTGCACTGCTCATTTGTTTGACCAACCTAAAATAGAAGACCCCTATGCAATTAG CTTTTCTCCATGGAATCCTTCTGTACATGATGAAGCCAGAGAGAAGATGCTAACTCAGAAA AAGCCTGaagaacagcacaataaaagtgTTCACGTTGCTGGCCTGTCATGGGTAAAGCCTGGCTCAGTACAACCTTTCAGTAAAGAAGAGAAAACGGTAGCAACTTAA
- the AKTIP gene encoding AKT-interacting protein isoform X1 has protein sequence MNPFWSMSTSSVRKRSDGEEKTLTGDVKTSPPRTAPKKQLPSIPKNALPITKPSSPAPATQSANGTHASYGPFYLEYSLLAEFTLVVKQKLPGVYVQPSYRSALMWFGVIFIRHGLYQDGVFKFTVYIPDNYPDGDCPRLVFDIPVFHPLVDPTSGELDVKRAFAKWRRNYNHIWQVLMYARRVFYKIDTASPLNPEAAVLYEKDIQLFKSKVVDSVKVCTAHLFDQPKIEDPYAISFSPWNPSVHDEAREKMLTQKKKPEEQHNKSVHVAGLSWVKPGSVQPFSKEEKTVAT, from the exons ATGAACCCTTTCTGGAGCATGTCTACAAGCTCTGTACGCAAA CGATCTGATGGTGAAGAAAAGACATTAACAGGGGATGTGAAAACCAGTCCTCCACGCACTGCTCCAAAGAAACAGCTGCCTTCTATTCCCAAAAATGCTTTGCCCATAACTAAGCCTTCATCTCCTGCCCCGGCAACACAGTCAGCAAATGGCACGCATGCTTCTTACGGACCTTTCTACCTGGAATACTCCCTTCTTGCGGAATT TACCTTGGTTGTGAAGCAGAAGTTACCTGGTGTCTATGTGCAGCCATCTTATCGATCTGCATTAA tGTGGTTTGGAGTAATATTCATACGGCATGGACTTTATCAAGATGGTGTATTTAAGTTTACAGTTTACATCCCCGATAACTACCCAGATGGTGACTGTCCA CGTTTGGTGTTTGATATTCCCGTCTTTCACCCGCTAGTTGATCCCACCTCAGGTGAACTGGATGTGAAGAGAGCATTTGCAAAATGGAG GCGGAACTATAATCATATTTGGCAAGTATTGATGTATGCAAGGAGAGTTTTCTACAAGATTGATACAGCAAGCCCCCTAAACCCAGAGGCTGCAGTACT GTACGAAAAAGatattcagctttttaaaagtaaagtggTTGACAGTGTTAAGGTGTGCACTGCTCATTTGTTTGACCAACCTAAAATAGAAGACCCCTATGCAATTAG CTTTTCTCCATGGAATCCTTCTGTACATGATGAAGCCAGAGAGAAGATGCTAACTCAGAAA AAGAAGCCTGaagaacagcacaataaaagtgTTCACGTTGCTGGCCTGTCATGGGTAAAGCCTGGCTCAGTACAACCTTTCAGTAAAGAAGAGAAAACGGTAGCAACTTAA